Proteins encoded in a region of the Phoenix dactylifera cultivar Barhee BC4 chromosome 3, palm_55x_up_171113_PBpolish2nd_filt_p, whole genome shotgun sequence genome:
- the LOC103715692 gene encoding PRA1 family protein A1-like, whose amino-acid sequence MDWGNVTTEDLIDALKEVDWSSPPRPVSEFFSRFTVPRSYSKWNSRLKCNLYYYRTNYFIMIVFILGIGFLFRPLAILATILTGLSIAFLNDSFAVTFNEKVTRTVRQFSPHVAAKLRPPITPVLRGRSSAKRAIHICGRPRWVFVLVFSAASCILWLTSCRLLTVLWALLIGLLATLLHASFRTPNLKARLNTFREEFRAVWRNYSEL is encoded by the exons ATGGATTGGGGGAACGTGACGACGGAGGATCTGATCGACGCCCTTAAAGAAGTGGACTGGTCTTCTCCTCCGCGCCCGGTCTCCGAATTCTTCTCCAGATTCACCGTCCCCAGATCCTACTCCAAATGGAACAGCCGCTTAAAGTGCAATCTCTACTA TTACCGGACGAATTACTTCATCATGATCGTATTTATTCTTG GGATTGGCTTTCTTTTCAGGCCTCTTGCCATTCTTGCCACCATTTTGACAGGCCTGAGTATTGCATTCCTGAATGACAG CTTTGCAGTTACTTTTAATGAGAAGGTAACAAGAACTGTCAGACAATTTTCTCCACATGTAGCTGCAAAGTTGAGGCCACCTATAAC GCCTGTTCTTCGTGGGCGGTCATCTGCAAAAAGAGCGATTCATATATGTGGACGGCCTCGTTGGGTTTTCGTCTTGGTATTCTCAGCAG CCAGTTGCATCCTCTGGTTAACCTCTTGCAGGCTCCTTACCGTTCTTTGGGCACTTCTCATTGGACTGCTTG CAACACTACTTCATGCAAGCTTTAGAACACCAAATCTGAAAGCACGTCTGAACACATTTCGCGAGGAATTTCGAGCGGTGTGGCGCAACTACAGTGAGCTGTAA
- the LOC103715693 gene encoding probable glycosyltransferase At5g03795 isoform X1 — protein sequence MAVPFLHLLLLLLLLLFLVPLFLAETTSSPYLSPSTFLPGYQKMLKSFKIFAYPTPPKDPAALVEASSSAALFDASLLRSPFLTSDPHRAHLFYLSFPSEEPRSIARFLRAIRSQYPFWNRTLGADHFFRSIDGLGIESDRNLVELKKNSIQISPFPTAPGRFVPHKDLTLPSLMFQLADLPIPSAKPSKFFAFYDGAPRSPVISPILDELRRIPDFLINSWPSNPVSRLGTMSVSRFCLFYYDRDRPRRDLAIGDALAMGCVPVVISGCPILDLPFSDVLRWTDIALFVGLHGGAGEVRRAMNRTCGETYERMRVAGGKASIHFKLSTGPRPFDLFHTVIYQLWLRRHTIRYRRYNEL from the coding sequence ATGGCGGTCCCATTTCTCCACCTACTCCTGCTCCTGCTCCTGCTTCTCTTCCTTGTGCCCCTCTTCCTCGCCGAAACCACATCCTCCCCCTACCTCTCACCATCCACATTCCTCCCAGGCTACCAGAAGATGCTCAAATCCTTCAAGATCTTTGCCTACCCCACCCCCCCGAAGGACCCCGCCGCCCTCGTCgaagcctcctcctccgccgccctcTTCGATGCCTCCCTCCTCCGGAGCCCCTTCCTCACCTCCGACCCCCACCGCGCCCACCTCTTCTACCTCTCCTTCCCATCGGAGGAACCCCGCTCCATCGCAAGATTCCTCCGGGCCATCCGCTCCCAGTACCCCTTCTGGAACCGCACCCTCGGCGCGGACCACTTCTTCCGCTCCATCGACGGCCTCGGCATCGAATCGGACCGCAACCTGGTCGAGCTCAAGAAGAACTCCATCCAGATTTCGCCCTTCCCCACGGCCCCAGGCCGCTTTGTCCCTCACAAGGACCTCACCCTCCCTTCCCTTATGTTCCAGCTCGCCGACCTCCCGATTCCCAGCGCCAAACCCTCCAAATTCTTCGCTTTCTACGATGGTGCCCCCCGGAGCCCGGTGATCTCCCCGATTCTTGACGAGTTGCGCAGGATCCCGGATTTCCTGATCAACTCTTGGCCGTCGAATCCCGTGAGCCGCCTGGGGACGATGTCCGTCAGTAGGTTCTGCTTGTTCTACTACGACCGTGATCGCCCGCGTCGCGATCTCGCGATCGGGGACGCGCTGGCAATGGGATGCGTGCCGGTGGTGATCTCCGGCTGTCCGATCCTCGACCTGCCGTTCTCCGACGTGCTGCGGTGGACCGATATCGCCCTCTTCGTGGGGTTGCACGGTGGCGCTGGCGAGGTGAGGCGGGCGATGAATCGCACGTGCGGGGAGACGTACGAACGGATGAGGGTGGCCGGCGGCAAGGCTAGCATCCATTTCAAGCTGAGCACGGGGCCACGTCCGTTCGATCTCTTCCACACGGTGATATACCAGCTCTGGCTGCGGCGGCACACCATCAGATACCGGCGCTACAACGAACTGTAG
- the LOC103715693 gene encoding uncharacterized protein LOC103715693 isoform X2: MLELDGLIPQLKVIHGTGTNEKGSTFAESVMSCCRFRTGLFTSPQLMSWSIGWKFWKRSLWNTFDGVGTSCWTELVMMYHANLFPVPCFACIQNMFSGAGVLLMIVTLPMLSVERLTFDEFFNHQFLLENPLDERLRQTSDNVRDGPPMVECNPTRPPGESSHENCLPFPLDVEYSGQDGIPSMPMKTSSMRATYGFC, encoded by the exons ATGTTAGAGTTGGATGGCCTGATCCCTCAGCTGAAGGTTATCCATGGCACTGGGACTAATGAAAAG GGTTCAACATTTGCGGAATCTGTTATGAGCTGTTGCAGATTTCGGACTGGGCTCTTTACATCCCCTCAATTAATGTCCTGGAGCATTG GATGGAAATTTTGGAAGAGAAGTCTTTGGAATACTTTTGATGGTGTTGGAACAAGCTGCTG GACAGAACTAGTGATGATGTACCATGCCAACCTATTTCCGGTTCCTTGCTTTGCTTGCATTCAAAATATGTTCAGCGGAGCAG GTGTATTACTTATGATTGTGACACTGCCCATGCTCTCAGTGGAGCGTCTAACATTTGACGAGTTCTTTAACCACCAATTTCTTTTGGAGAACCCTTTAGATGAAAGATTGAG ACAGACATCAGACAATGTGAGAGATGGCCCTCCAATGGTTGAATGCAATCCAACTAGGCCACCAGGAGAAAGTTCTCATGAAAACTGCTTGCCTTTCCCTTTAGATGTTGAATACAGTGGGCAAGATGGAATTCCATCTATGCCGATGAAAACGAGCTCAATGAGAGCCACTTATGGATTCTGTTAA
- the LOC103715693 gene encoding serine/threonine-protein kinase ATG1c-like isoform X3, with the protein MLELDGLIPQLKVIHGTGTNEKGSTFAESVMSCCRFRTGLFTSPQLMSWSIGWKFWKRSLWNTFDGVGTSCWTELVMMYHANLFPVPCFACIQNMFSGAVERLTFDEFFNHQFLLENPLDERLRQTSDNVRDGPPMVECNPTRPPGESSHENCLPFPLDVEYSGQDGIPSMPMKTSSMRATYGFC; encoded by the exons ATGTTAGAGTTGGATGGCCTGATCCCTCAGCTGAAGGTTATCCATGGCACTGGGACTAATGAAAAG GGTTCAACATTTGCGGAATCTGTTATGAGCTGTTGCAGATTTCGGACTGGGCTCTTTACATCCCCTCAATTAATGTCCTGGAGCATTG GATGGAAATTTTGGAAGAGAAGTCTTTGGAATACTTTTGATGGTGTTGGAACAAGCTGCTG GACAGAACTAGTGATGATGTACCATGCCAACCTATTTCCGGTTCCTTGCTTTGCTTGCATTCAAAATATGTTCAGCGGAGCAG TGGAGCGTCTAACATTTGACGAGTTCTTTAACCACCAATTTCTTTTGGAGAACCCTTTAGATGAAAGATTGAG ACAGACATCAGACAATGTGAGAGATGGCCCTCCAATGGTTGAATGCAATCCAACTAGGCCACCAGGAGAAAGTTCTCATGAAAACTGCTTGCCTTTCCCTTTAGATGTTGAATACAGTGGGCAAGATGGAATTCCATCTATGCCGATGAAAACGAGCTCAATGAGAGCCACTTATGGATTCTGTTAA
- the LOC103715693 gene encoding uncharacterized protein LOC103715693 isoform X4 — translation MLELDGLIPQLKVIHGTGTNEKGSTFAESVMSCCRFRTGLFTSPQLMSWSIGWKFWKRSLWNTFDGVGTSCWTELVMMYHANLFPVPCFACIQMERLTFDEFFNHQFLLENPLDERLRQTSDNVRDGPPMVECNPTRPPGESSHENCLPFPLDVEYSGQDGIPSMPMKTSSMRATYGFC, via the exons ATGTTAGAGTTGGATGGCCTGATCCCTCAGCTGAAGGTTATCCATGGCACTGGGACTAATGAAAAG GGTTCAACATTTGCGGAATCTGTTATGAGCTGTTGCAGATTTCGGACTGGGCTCTTTACATCCCCTCAATTAATGTCCTGGAGCATTG GATGGAAATTTTGGAAGAGAAGTCTTTGGAATACTTTTGATGGTGTTGGAACAAGCTGCTG GACAGAACTAGTGATGATGTACCATGCCAACCTATTTCCGGTTCCTTGCTTTGCTTGCATTCAAA TGGAGCGTCTAACATTTGACGAGTTCTTTAACCACCAATTTCTTTTGGAGAACCCTTTAGATGAAAGATTGAG ACAGACATCAGACAATGTGAGAGATGGCCCTCCAATGGTTGAATGCAATCCAACTAGGCCACCAGGAGAAAGTTCTCATGAAAACTGCTTGCCTTTCCCTTTAGATGTTGAATACAGTGGGCAAGATGGAATTCCATCTATGCCGATGAAAACGAGCTCAATGAGAGCCACTTATGGATTCTGTTAA
- the LOC103700021 gene encoding putative receptor protein kinase ZmPK1: MKNPSPLTRILIPLLLLLLLFLLSSSASQAAPSSLSRGSSLSVGDDSDVLLVSPSKSFSCGFYNVGSNAYAFSIWFSDFANKTVAWTANRDHPVNGHGSKISFREDGGMVLADTDGTVVWSTNTSSTQADRVQLLDTGNLVLKDPSGNILWQSFDSPTDTLLPTQPITKTIQVVSAAAPRSLSSGYYSLYFDNDNVLRLIYDGPEISTGEWRGIMGRRDGGF, encoded by the exons ATGAAGAATCCATCTCCTCTTACACGCATCCtcatccctctcctcctcctcctccttctcttcttgctCTCTTCCTCTGCATCACAAGCAGCACCGAGCTCTCTTTCAAGAGGATCTTCTCTCTCCGTAGGGGATGACTCGGATGTCCTCCTCGTCTCCCCGAGCAAGTCTTTCTCATGCGGCTTCTACAACGTCGGTTCTAATGCCTATGCCTTCTCGATCTGGTTCTCCGACTTCGCCAACAAGACGGTCGCATGGACCGCAAACCGGGATCATCCGGTAAATGGTCATGGATCAAAAATTAGCTTCCGCGAGGATGGAGGCATGGTCCTAGCAGACACCGATGGCACGGTTGTGTGGAGCACCAACACAAGCTCGACGCAAGCAGATCGAGTGCAGCTACTGGACACCGGCAATCTTGTCCTGAAGGACCCCAGCGGTAACATTCTATGGCAAAGCTTTGATTCTCCCACGGACACTCTTCTCCCTACGCAACCGATTACTAAAACCATACAAGTAGTATCTGCAGCCGCTCCACGATCCCTCTCTTCAGGCTACTATAGCTTGTATTTCGACAACGATAACGTCCTCAGGCTCATATACGATGGGCCCGAGATTTC AACTGGAGAGTGGAGAGGAATCATGGGTCGAAGAGATGGTGGATTCTAG
- the LOC120110144 gene encoding putative receptor protein kinase ZmPK1, which translates to MKNPSPLTNILLLLFLLCPSASQAAPSSLSRGSSLSVGDDSDILLVSPSKSFSCGFYNVGSNAYAFSIWFSDSANKTVAWTANRDHPVNGHGSKISFRKDGGMVLADTDGTVVWSTNTSSTQADRVQLLDTGNLVLKDPSGNILWQSFDSPTDTLLPTQPITKTIQVVSAAAPRSLSSGYYSLYFDNDNVLRLIYDGPEISTGEWRGIMGRRDGGF; encoded by the coding sequence ATGAAGAATCCATCTCCTCTTACaaacatcctcctcctccttttcttgctCTGTCCCTCTGCATCACAAGCAGCACCGAGCTCTCTTTCAAGAGGGTCTTCTCTCTCCGTAGGGGATGACTCGGATATCCTCCTCGTCTCCCCGAGCAAGTCTTTCTCATGCGGCTTCTATAACGTCGGTTCTAATGCCTATGCCTTCTCGATCTGGTTCTCCGACTCAGCCAACAAGACCGTCGCATGGACCGCAAACCGGGATCATCCGGTAAATGGCCATGGATCAAAAATTAGCTTCCGCAAGGATGGAGGCATGGTCCTAGCAGACACCGATGGCACGGTTGTGTGGAGCACCAACACAAGCTCGACGCAAGCAGATCGAGTGCAGCTACTGGACACCGGCAATCTTGTCCTGAAGGACCCCAGCGGTAACATTCTATGGCAAAGCTTTGATTCTCCCACGGACACTCTTCTCCCTACGCAACCGATTACTAAAACCATACAAGTAGTATCTGCAGCCGCTCCACGATCCCTCTCTTCAGGCTACTATAGCTTGTATTTCGACAACGATAACGTCCTCAGGCTCATATACGATGGGCCCGAGATTTC